One stretch of Narcine bancroftii isolate sNarBan1 chromosome 8, sNarBan1.hap1, whole genome shotgun sequence DNA includes these proteins:
- the LOC138740743 gene encoding histone H2B 1/2-like codes for MSDVKKAPKKGVKKAVSKQVPKAAKSARDRRRSYSIYIYKVLKQVHSDTGVSSKAMSILNSFVSDIFERIAGEASRLAH; via the coding sequence ATGTCTGACGTGAAAAAAGCGCCCAAAAAGGGCGTCAAGAAAGCGGTGTCGAAACAAGTGCCAAAGGCAGCAAAAAGCGCAAGAGATCGAAGAAGGAGTTACTCCATCTACATCTACAAGGTGTTGAAGCAGGTTCACTCCGACACCGGCGTCTCCTCCAAGGCCATGAGCATCTTGAACTCGTTCGTGAGCGATATTTTCGAGCGGATCGCGGGCGAGGCTTCCCGTCTGGCCCATTAG